From a region of the Synechococcus sp. PCC 7502 genome:
- a CDS encoding cyanophycinase — MSQPIKSAVMIIGGGEDKVQDRKILRAFVENSGGASARIAIIPSASREPDIIGRIYHQIFTELRAEFVEVFDIRERLEQTPQEVEAQLDGITGIFMTGGDQLRLCALIAETPLAIAIRERTQKGKLVLAGTSAGAAVMGYHMIAGGGSGDSPNKEMVSMSIGLGIIPSIIVDQHFHNRNRMARLMTAIAAHPDRLGVGIDEDTVAIFEQDNIMRVMGRGTVTIVDPAEVSYSNQLWVSDTAPLTIHNLRVHILSAGSKYNLAKRSPLSPTI, encoded by the coding sequence ATGTCTCAACCAATCAAATCCGCAGTCATGATTATTGGCGGTGGTGAGGATAAAGTTCAAGACCGTAAGATTTTGCGGGCATTTGTCGAGAATTCTGGCGGTGCTTCAGCTAGGATCGCAATTATTCCCTCAGCCTCCCGTGAACCCGATATTATTGGGCGGATTTATCATCAAATCTTTACAGAACTTAGGGCTGAATTTGTCGAAGTCTTCGATATTCGAGAACGATTAGAGCAAACTCCCCAAGAAGTTGAGGCACAACTTGATGGTATTACGGGTATTTTTATGACTGGTGGCGACCAGCTTCGGCTCTGTGCCTTAATTGCAGAAACTCCTTTGGCGATCGCCATTCGGGAAAGAACTCAAAAAGGTAAGCTAGTGTTGGCGGGGACTAGTGCTGGGGCAGCGGTTATGGGCTATCACATGATTGCTGGTGGTGGCAGTGGTGACTCACCTAATAAAGAAATGGTAAGCATGAGTATTGGCTTAGGGATTATTCCTAGCATTATTGTTGACCAGCATTTCCATAATCGTAATCGTATGGCAAGGTTAATGACGGCGATCGCTGCCCATCCAGATCGTTTAGGTGTTGGTATTGATGAAGATACGGTGGCAATTTTTGAGCAGGACAATATTATGCGAGTTATGGGTCGAGGTACGGTGACAATTGTTGACCCCGCCGAAGTTTCCTATAGTAATCAACTTTGGGTCAGTGATACGGCACCGCTAACCATTCATAATTTGCGGGTACATATTCTCAGTGCAGGTAGTAAGTATAATTTGGCTAAGCGATCGCCTCTTAGTCCCACGATCTAG
- a CDS encoding ABC transporter permease yields the protein MDILESLKMAGKTLVANKLRSGLTMLGIIIGNASVIAMVGVGQGAQKYAADQFQSLGTDIIFILPGTDNARRNTITPPNRLVLADAEAIATQVPSIKDVAPQVNGSELATYKNQTQRATLIGTTPEYSSVRSADVSRGRFLTSDDLKRNGRVITLGAAIARNLFGQTDPIGQQIRIKGISFEVIGIMAEKGAFLGTNQDDSVFIPITTMTSRLVGKTSPYGIGISFINVAAKNSDSVSTAQFQISNLLRLRHQTTDINAEDTFTIRTQKDALEIVDKISGALTILLAATAGISLLVGGIGIMNIMLVSVTERTSEIGLRKAIGASQSSILTQFMIEAVILSLAGGFIGTGLGISGVLLVGAVTPLKAGVSGVAIVIAVSVSGAIGLFFGVFPARQAAKLDPIVALRST from the coding sequence ATGGACATTTTAGAAAGTTTAAAGATGGCGGGTAAAACCCTCGTAGCTAATAAGTTACGCAGTGGGTTAACGATGCTGGGAATTATCATTGGTAACGCCTCGGTAATTGCGATGGTTGGGGTGGGGCAGGGAGCGCAAAAATATGCTGCCGATCAATTTCAATCCCTAGGTACGGATATTATTTTTATTCTGCCCGGTACGGATAATGCCCGACGGAATACCATCACCCCTCCTAATCGTTTGGTTTTAGCTGATGCTGAGGCGATCGCCACCCAAGTGCCTTCTATAAAGGATGTTGCTCCCCAAGTTAACGGCTCCGAGTTGGCAACCTATAAAAATCAAACTCAACGGGCAACCTTAATTGGTACGACACCTGAGTATAGTTCTGTCCGTAGTGCTGATGTGAGTAGAGGTAGATTTTTAACCAGTGATGATCTAAAGCGAAATGGGCGGGTTATTACCTTGGGGGCGGCGATCGCTAGAAATTTATTTGGGCAGACTGACCCAATCGGACAACAGATCAGAATTAAGGGTATCAGCTTTGAAGTAATTGGCATTATGGCGGAAAAAGGCGCATTTCTAGGCACAAATCAGGATGACAGTGTTTTCATTCCTATTACGACCATGACTAGCCGCTTAGTGGGTAAAACCTCACCCTATGGCATTGGGATTAGCTTTATTAATGTTGCTGCTAAAAATAGTGATAGTGTTTCTACTGCCCAATTTCAGATTTCCAACCTGTTACGTTTGCGCCATCAAACCACGGATATAAACGCCGAGGATACCTTTACGATTCGTACCCAAAAAGATGCCCTAGAGATTGTGGATAAAATTTCAGGAGCATTGACGATTTTATTAGCAGCGACGGCAGGAATTTCTCTCTTAGTCGGTGGCATTGGCATTATGAATATTATGCTGGTATCTGTTACCGAAAGAACCTCAGAGATTGGATTACGCAAGGCGATCGGTGCTTCTCAGTCAAGCATTTTAACCCAGTTTATGATTGAGGCTGTAATTTTATCCCTTGCAGGTGGTTTTATTGGTACGGGACTGGGAATTTCTGGGGTGTTATTGGTGGGGGCGGTGACTCCGTTAAAGGCGGGAGTTTCTGGAGTAGCTATTGTAATTGCAGTTAGTGTGTCGGGAGCGATCGGTTTGTTTTTTGGGGTATTTCCCGCCCGCCAAGCAGCAAAGCTAGACCCCATTGTGGCATTACGCAGCACTTAA